The proteins below come from a single candidate division KSB1 bacterium genomic window:
- a CDS encoding SGNH/GDSL hydrolase family protein, whose translation MNNKINMKSSFKRFISLRHNWLKNTAAVIIGISVSFLLAELLVLLVVGEIPKFPRRVVEAPWGIRYNDPGARYRHKSADGTWHFRINNQGMRADRDYTYQKQPGVKRILSLGDSFTLGFEVDGEDTYSSVVERNLNFIGIQTEVLNTGVSGFSNAEEYLYLERELLNYNPDLVIISFWINDFMDNIRTGLFQLDGNSLIRHNQRYVPLGSLGNFFNTNMLSTFLSERSNAFVFLKQSLIGIAKRWIETQKEKEIQLSPNSDLNINNTYPLGDIMVNVEKYIYVRRLTATIFNHFYNLLRQRNIPMIILSIPTPYWDRSDPLVEEFPLEYFDIDRPGITFVSGKGLLDSHVSHELLYWQQSQVHWTPFSHEQAGKAIAELILDHNLLGKINHAVISHY comes from the coding sequence ATGAATAACAAAATCAACATGAAAAGTTCATTTAAGCGATTCATCAGTTTGAGACACAACTGGCTCAAGAACACAGCAGCTGTCATAATCGGAATCTCGGTTTCATTTTTGTTGGCCGAATTGTTGGTTCTGTTGGTTGTAGGAGAGATTCCCAAGTTCCCGCGTCGCGTTGTAGAGGCTCCTTGGGGTATTCGTTACAACGACCCAGGGGCCAGGTACCGACACAAGTCTGCTGATGGAACATGGCATTTCCGAATCAATAATCAAGGAATGCGGGCTGATCGCGATTACACTTATCAAAAGCAACCTGGTGTCAAACGGATTCTCAGTTTGGGTGATTCGTTTACTTTGGGTTTTGAGGTAGACGGCGAAGATACTTATTCCAGTGTAGTGGAACGAAATTTAAATTTTATCGGGATTCAAACCGAAGTGCTAAATACGGGTGTTTCCGGCTTTTCCAACGCCGAAGAATATTTGTACCTTGAGCGGGAATTGCTCAACTATAATCCGGACCTTGTGATCATATCGTTTTGGATCAATGATTTCATGGACAATATACGCACCGGTCTTTTCCAGCTTGACGGTAATAGTCTGATTAGACATAACCAGCGATATGTGCCCTTGGGAAGTTTAGGTAATTTTTTCAATACAAATATGCTTTCTACTTTTCTTTCTGAGCGGTCCAATGCATTTGTGTTCCTAAAGCAGTCTCTTATAGGCATTGCGAAAAGATGGATTGAAACGCAGAAAGAGAAAGAAATACAACTTTCACCGAACTCCGATTTGAACATCAATAATACATATCCATTAGGTGATATTATGGTGAATGTAGAAAAATATATATATGTGCGCAGATTAACAGCAACCATTTTTAATCATTTTTACAACCTGCTTAGACAAAGAAATATTCCAATGATTATTCTGAGCATACCAACACCTTACTGGGATAGAAGTGATCCTTTGGTTGAAGAATTTCCTCTCGAGTATTTTGATATAGATCGTCCGGGTATCACCTTTGTCTCTGGTAAGGGTCTGCTAGATTCTCATGTCAGCCATGAGTTGCTGTATTGGCAACAATCCCAGGTTCACTGGACGCCTTTCAGTCACGAACAGGCTGGCAAGGCTATAGCAGAATTAATTCTGGATCATAATCTTCTGGGCAAAATTAATCATGCCGTAATTTCGCACTATTAA
- a CDS encoding glutamate-1-semialdehyde 2,1-aminomutase yields MNFTKSKKLQQRSHALIPGGCHTYAKGDDHYPVLAPGFIVRGQGCHVWDVDGNEYIEYGMGNRCVTLGHAFSPVVEAAKNGLENGVNFSRPSPIELECAEELLSVIDGADMVKFCKNGSDATTAALKLARAYTGRDLVACCADHPFFSINDWFIGTTPMDAGIPKVIKDLTLSFHYNNIESIKSLFDRYPGQIACLILEPAKYEDPKDSFLHEVQAVCKQNGTVFILDEMITGFRWHIGGGQKYYDIVPDLSAFGKGMSNGFSVSALVGKKEIMKLGGLNHDRERVFLLSTTHGAETHSLAATMEVIKTYKREPVIETLYRQGERLTRGIKNIIEKRNLFEYFQVIGKPCNLVFITKDQEKKPSQSFRSLFLQEIIKRGVIGPSLVVSYSHSDEDIDRTVEVFDEALEVYQNALEDGVDRFLVGRPSKSVNRKFN; encoded by the coding sequence ATGAATTTTACAAAATCAAAAAAGTTACAGCAAAGAAGTCATGCTTTGATTCCCGGTGGCTGTCATACCTACGCAAAGGGTGATGATCATTACCCGGTTTTGGCGCCGGGATTTATTGTCAGAGGGCAAGGCTGCCATGTTTGGGATGTCGACGGCAATGAGTATATCGAATATGGTATGGGAAATAGATGTGTTACACTTGGCCATGCTTTTAGTCCAGTTGTAGAAGCGGCAAAAAATGGTCTGGAAAACGGCGTAAATTTTTCTCGACCGTCGCCAATAGAATTAGAATGTGCAGAAGAGCTTTTAAGTGTCATCGACGGTGCAGACATGGTGAAGTTTTGTAAGAATGGATCAGACGCCACTACCGCCGCTCTAAAACTTGCCAGGGCCTATACCGGCAGGGATCTTGTAGCATGTTGCGCCGACCATCCTTTCTTTTCCATAAATGATTGGTTTATTGGAACTACACCCATGGATGCTGGAATTCCAAAAGTTATTAAAGATCTTACTTTGTCATTTCACTATAACAACATCGAAAGTATTAAATCATTATTCGATCGGTATCCCGGACAAATTGCATGTTTGATTTTGGAACCCGCAAAATATGAAGATCCTAAAGATAGTTTTCTGCATGAAGTCCAAGCTGTTTGTAAACAAAATGGTACAGTATTTATTCTGGATGAAATGATTACGGGCTTTCGTTGGCATATTGGCGGGGGACAAAAATATTATGATATCGTACCGGATTTGTCCGCTTTTGGGAAAGGGATGTCAAACGGATTTTCAGTTTCTGCGCTGGTAGGGAAAAAAGAAATAATGAAACTGGGTGGGTTAAATCACGATAGAGAACGTGTATTTTTGTTGTCCACAACCCATGGTGCAGAAACTCATTCACTGGCGGCAACAATGGAAGTCATCAAAACCTATAAAAGAGAACCGGTGATTGAAACATTATACAGGCAAGGTGAACGTTTAACCAGGGGTATCAAGAACATCATAGAAAAAAGAAATTTATTTGAATATTTCCAGGTGATCGGCAAACCTTGCAATCTTGTGTTCATAACAAAAGATCAGGAGAAGAAACCCTCTCAATCTTTTCGCAGTCTTTTCCTGCAAGAAATAATAAAAAGAGGGGTCATTGGACCTTCGCTGGTGGTCAGTTATTCTCATTCCGATGAAGATATAGATCGAACTGTTGAGGTATTTGATGAAGCATTAGAGGTTTACCAGAATGCTTTAGAAGATGGGGTTGATCGGTTCCTGGTAGGTCGTCCTTCCAAAAGCGTTAATCGCAAATTTAATTGA
- a CDS encoding glycosyltransferase family 2 protein, producing the protein MNSRVTNIALKTPKVSIGMPVFNGAKFIDEALQSFLVQTFEDFELIISDNASSDSTESICREYARRDKRIKYYRQETNKGAIWNFNHVFKLARGKYFKWAAYDDICKPTFLARCIDVLDKDPSVLWCHTKSGKTDASGKEILRWKIGQNNELPRNNYNSPSPHRRFKGVLLGTNWCVDSYAVFRVDALKSTRMLLPCYGAEKVLLGEMSLRGCYKEVPEKLFYQRHHLDAASSLNSSVKQQRYMNPKNTNHFAFTRFKLLFGHVISIIRTDLTTAEKILCFFVIFQYLLQFKKWRKIIIKTIFGSGLAEDLSILHTTCKDSQEWNSFTLQKSKQEPITIKT; encoded by the coding sequence ATGAATTCAAGAGTCACAAACATAGCTCTCAAAACACCAAAGGTCAGTATTGGAATGCCGGTTTTTAATGGCGCCAAGTTTATTGATGAAGCGCTCCAGTCATTTTTGGTACAAACGTTTGAAGATTTTGAACTGATCATATCGGATAATGCTTCTTCGGATAGCACAGAATCGATTTGTCGGGAATATGCTCGCAGGGATAAGCGAATCAAATACTACAGACAGGAAACTAACAAAGGGGCAATTTGGAACTTCAATCATGTTTTTAAACTTGCCAGAGGCAAATACTTTAAGTGGGCGGCTTATGACGATATTTGTAAACCAACATTTCTTGCCCGCTGCATTGATGTACTGGATAAGGACCCGAGTGTTCTATGGTGCCATACAAAAAGTGGAAAAACTGATGCAAGCGGTAAAGAGATTTTAAGATGGAAAATTGGCCAAAACAATGAACTGCCCAGGAATAATTATAATTCTCCCAGTCCGCATAGGCGTTTCAAAGGCGTTTTGTTAGGCACAAATTGGTGTGTTGATAGCTATGCCGTATTTCGCGTTGATGCGTTAAAAAGTACTCGAATGCTTCTTCCTTGCTATGGAGCTGAGAAAGTACTTTTAGGTGAAATGAGCCTTCGGGGATGTTACAAGGAAGTACCTGAAAAACTCTTCTATCAGCGACATCATCTTGATGCTGCAAGCAGCTTAAATTCTTCGGTAAAACAACAGAGGTATATGAATCCTAAAAACACGAATCATTTTGCATTTACGAGGTTTAAACTTTTATTTGGCCATGTCATTTCCATCATAAGAACAGATTTGACAACTGCAGAAAAAATATTATGTTTTTTTGTTATTTTTCAATACCTTCTGCAATTCAAAAAATGGAGGAAAATTATAATTAAAACAATTTTCGGTAGTGGTCTTGCTGAAGACCTGTCTATTTTACATACTACCTGCAAAGATAGTCAGGAGTGGAATTCTTTTACTTTGCAAAAGTCAAAACAGGAACCTATTACAATTAAAACATGA
- a CDS encoding methyltransferase domain-containing protein has protein sequence MINIEQLEKTETAIESVAIECPACGSPDQTDFYKVKHLPVHVCLLFDSAEQARNTVTGDIILSYCHSCGFVHNRIFDPKKVTYEPGYEASLIHSSVFRSYINGVASRLIERYEILNKTVLEIGCGAGEFLSLICQIGGNIGIGIDPTIKYEYTRQVGDGTIRMIRDFFTEKYANLHCDFICCLSVFEHIPGPLNFLKNLRKIIGDRNIGIYFEVFNASHAFHNQETWSIHYEQCNYFTLQAYVRIFERSGFKVLDSGVCYEGDQYLFVEAKTDSNTSLPDTKQSNLNGKLPPEISMFAEHHQRKIKKWKDRLRDYKKQNKRVVVWGSGGKGIGFLNALNTEDLVDFVVDINPNRQNKYIPGSAQKIVSPEFLIEHRPDLVVITNPLYEQEIKNQVRELGISCSCLIA, from the coding sequence ATGATTAATATCGAACAACTTGAGAAAACTGAAACAGCAATTGAATCCGTAGCAATTGAATGTCCTGCATGTGGATCGCCGGATCAAACGGATTTTTATAAGGTTAAGCACCTTCCTGTCCATGTATGTTTACTTTTTGATAGTGCCGAACAAGCACGAAATACTGTGACAGGCGATATTATTTTGTCTTATTGCCACAGTTGTGGATTCGTTCATAACCGCATATTCGATCCAAAAAAGGTCACCTATGAGCCAGGGTATGAAGCATCTTTAATCCACTCTTCAGTATTTCGCTCATACATCAATGGGGTTGCATCGCGCCTTATTGAACGATATGAAATTCTAAATAAAACTGTGTTAGAGATCGGTTGTGGAGCGGGAGAATTCCTTTCCTTGATTTGCCAAATTGGAGGAAATATCGGAATAGGAATCGATCCAACTATTAAATATGAATATACCAGACAAGTAGGGGATGGAACCATAAGAATGATTCGTGATTTTTTTACGGAAAAGTATGCAAATCTTCACTGTGACTTTATTTGTTGTCTTTCTGTTTTCGAGCATATACCAGGTCCATTAAATTTTTTGAAAAATCTCAGAAAAATAATTGGCGACCGCAATATTGGCATTTATTTCGAAGTCTTCAATGCTTCTCATGCCTTCCACAATCAGGAAACCTGGAGTATTCATTACGAGCAGTGTAACTACTTTACCCTTCAAGCTTATGTAAGAATATTCGAGCGCAGTGGATTTAAAGTCCTCGATTCCGGCGTTTGTTATGAAGGGGATCAATATCTTTTTGTGGAGGCAAAAACCGATAGCAACACCTCTTTGCCGGATACAAAACAATCTAATTTAAATGGCAAGCTACCCCCTGAAATCTCCATGTTTGCTGAACATCACCAAAGAAAAATAAAAAAATGGAAAGATCGGTTGAGGGACTATAAAAAACAAAACAAGCGTGTCGTTGTTTGGGGTTCAGGAGGTAAGGGAATTGGGTTTTTAAATGCTCTCAATACCGAGGATCTGGTAGATTTTGTTGTGGACATTAATCCGAATAGACAAAATAAGTATATTCCCGGGTCTGCCCAGAAGATTGTTTCGCCCGAATTTTTAATAGAGCATCGACCGGACCTTGTGGTTATAACAAACCCCCTATACGAACAAGAAATAAAAAATCAGGTTCGTGAACTCGGCATCTCATGCAGCTGTCTAATAGCTTAG
- a CDS encoding methyltransferase domain-containing protein has translation MGYSNSNGNSVTLGPELLQNQDVITDIDSSPKKSLSSDKNSKHGCRFCGAHLQHVFVDLGMSPLCQSQVSPDQLNIMESFYPLKAYVCDQCFLVQVIEHVSGKEIFSHYAYFSSYSESWLRHVKKYTELMIGRFGFNSESQVIEVASNDGYMLQYFVEKGIPALGIEPAANVAETAIKKGVPTVVKFFGEQTARELVKEGIEADLLAGKNVMAHVPDLNDFIKGLKILLKSDGVITIEFPHLMRLIEDNQFDTIYQEHYCYFSFIAAQQVFAAHGLTIFNVEEFPTHGGSLRIYARHTEDESKPVQESVTKMKNREVTAGYTKIETYHNFAEKVTETKRKLLEFLIQAKKEGKQIVGYGAPGKGVTLLNYCGIREDFIDYTVDRNPMKQNNYLPGVRIPVFSPEKIAETKPDYILILPWNLKEEIMEQLDYVRQWGAKFVVPIPELTVFK, from the coding sequence ATGGGTTATTCAAACTCAAACGGAAATAGTGTCACATTAGGTCCGGAATTACTGCAAAACCAGGATGTGATAACTGATATAGATAGTTCACCTAAAAAATCATTATCCTCCGATAAAAATTCCAAGCACGGTTGTCGTTTTTGTGGTGCTCATCTGCAACATGTGTTCGTGGATTTGGGCATGTCGCCTTTGTGTCAAAGCCAGGTATCACCAGATCAGTTAAACATAATGGAATCATTCTATCCGCTTAAGGCTTATGTGTGTGACCAATGTTTCCTGGTTCAGGTAATTGAACATGTAAGTGGTAAAGAAATTTTTAGTCACTATGCTTACTTCTCCTCTTATTCTGAATCCTGGCTGCGTCATGTTAAAAAGTATACTGAGTTGATGATTGGGCGTTTTGGATTTAACTCAGAAAGTCAAGTCATCGAAGTTGCAAGCAACGATGGTTATATGCTGCAATATTTTGTTGAAAAGGGAATACCCGCACTTGGCATAGAGCCTGCGGCAAATGTGGCTGAAACGGCCATAAAAAAAGGTGTGCCAACTGTTGTCAAGTTTTTTGGTGAACAGACTGCCCGGGAATTAGTGAAAGAGGGAATTGAAGCTGATTTACTGGCGGGTAAAAATGTGATGGCTCATGTCCCGGATCTGAACGATTTCATAAAAGGCCTTAAAATTCTCCTCAAATCCGATGGTGTAATTACAATCGAATTTCCCCATTTAATGCGCCTGATAGAAGACAATCAATTCGATACCATCTACCAGGAGCATTATTGTTATTTTTCTTTTATTGCCGCACAACAGGTATTTGCAGCACACGGTCTCACAATTTTTAATGTGGAAGAGTTTCCGACTCACGGCGGTTCCTTACGAATTTATGCACGGCACACCGAGGATGAGAGTAAACCGGTTCAAGAATCTGTTACTAAAATGAAAAACAGAGAAGTTACAGCGGGATATACTAAAATAGAAACCTATCACAATTTTGCTGAAAAAGTAACAGAAACAAAACGAAAATTACTAGAGTTTCTTATCCAGGCGAAAAAAGAAGGTAAACAAATTGTCGGTTATGGCGCTCCTGGTAAAGGCGTTACTTTGTTAAACTATTGCGGAATTCGTGAAGACTTTATCGATTATACAGTCGACCGAAATCCAATGAAGCAGAATAATTATTTACCTGGCGTTCGAATACCCGTTTTTTCCCCTGAAAAGATAGCCGAGACCAAGCCGGATTATATTTTAATTTTGCCCTGGAACCTGAAAGAAGAGATTATGGAACAATTAGATTATGTCCGTCAATGGGGCGCAAAGTTTGTAGTTCCAATACCAGAATTAACAGTATTCAAATAA
- the rfbG gene encoding CDP-glucose 4,6-dehydratase has translation MPFIDTFDGFSVFVTGHTGFKGSWLCMWLNHLGAKVTGYALAPPTDPNNFTICGIKELLENHYEADIRDEETLHKALQDASPDIVLHLAAQSIVRKSYRIPKETFEVNVIGTANLLDGIKKLNKPCAVVVVTSDKCYENREQTWGYRESDPFGDHDPYGASKGAAEILLRSYRTSFFPPDKITEHGIKLASGRAGNVIGGGDWTPDALIVDIVKALSQRKPVKVRNPNSYRPWQHVLQALSGYLTLAGKLVTSDNPNLCSGWNFGPLPGNELPVTDIVEMFIEEWGDGLWNDVSLPNQPHEASILRLAIDKALWELDWKPQWDIHQTINMTAKWYQKYFEDPKSMRQVCYDQIASYEAKLLDEKKVDIYQELAILN, from the coding sequence ATGCCTTTCATAGATACTTTCGATGGATTTTCAGTTTTTGTTACTGGTCATACAGGTTTTAAGGGATCCTGGTTGTGTATGTGGTTGAATCATCTGGGCGCTAAAGTTACGGGTTATGCACTTGCCCCCCCTACCGACCCAAATAATTTTACTATATGTGGGATTAAGGAATTACTGGAGAATCACTATGAAGCGGATATTCGGGATGAGGAAACTTTGCATAAAGCTTTACAAGACGCTTCTCCAGATATAGTCCTACATCTTGCAGCACAGTCTATTGTAAGAAAAAGCTACAGAATTCCCAAAGAAACATTTGAAGTAAATGTAATTGGTACTGCAAACCTGCTGGATGGAATTAAAAAATTGAATAAACCATGCGCTGTTGTCGTGGTTACCAGTGATAAATGTTATGAAAACCGGGAACAGACTTGGGGATATCGAGAATCTGATCCGTTCGGGGATCATGATCCTTATGGAGCGAGCAAAGGCGCTGCAGAAATATTGTTACGGTCGTACAGAACTTCTTTTTTCCCTCCCGACAAAATTACTGAACATGGAATTAAATTAGCAAGTGGTCGTGCTGGCAATGTGATTGGCGGCGGAGACTGGACCCCGGATGCGTTAATCGTGGATATCGTAAAAGCATTATCGCAAAGAAAACCGGTTAAAGTGCGTAATCCAAATTCTTACCGACCGTGGCAACACGTTCTTCAGGCGTTAAGTGGATACTTAACTTTGGCTGGGAAATTGGTTACTTCTGATAACCCAAATTTATGTAGCGGCTGGAACTTTGGACCTTTACCGGGAAACGAACTTCCAGTTACGGATATTGTTGAAATGTTTATTGAAGAATGGGGTGACGGCTTATGGAATGATGTTAGTCTTCCCAATCAACCTCATGAAGCAAGTATCCTTCGGTTGGCAATTGATAAAGCGTTATGGGAACTGGATTGGAAACCGCAATGGGATATACATCAAACGATAAATATGACCGCAAAGTGGTATCAAAAATATTTCGAAGATCCTAAATCCATGCGCCAGGTTTGTTATGATCAAATCGCTAGTTATGAAGCAAAATTATTAGATGAGAAAAAAGTAGACATATATCAAGAGTTAGCGATTCTAAATTAA
- a CDS encoding class I SAM-dependent methyltransferase, producing the protein MTHNNFPVLMWTSLPVKIFRRIFEVGFFDTLKWFRLHLSALYREWNLGIKTVKNLGPEMLGYDSECEGYEPISYVCFDTAMHTVDIRPEESVFLDYGSGMGRALILAAQYPFKKVIGVELSQKLCNIAQENVKRAWKNLECKDIEIICKDARSFTLPSDITTIFIWNSFTGSILSSVFEKIRESLEKSPRPLTLLYLLPYKEKDMLAGFYYFETRQWLKTDFWTGIKIIVYESKKSVGTTHPKVENFNINS; encoded by the coding sequence ATGACTCATAACAATTTTCCTGTCCTTATGTGGACCAGCTTACCGGTGAAAATATTCCGGAGAATATTCGAGGTGGGTTTTTTTGATACCCTGAAGTGGTTTAGGCTGCACTTATCCGCACTTTACCGTGAATGGAATTTAGGAATTAAGACTGTAAAAAATTTAGGACCAGAAATGTTAGGATATGATTCGGAATGTGAAGGGTATGAACCTATTAGCTACGTGTGTTTTGACACTGCAATGCACACCGTCGATATTCGACCTGAGGAAAGTGTTTTTCTTGATTATGGCAGTGGTATGGGTCGAGCATTAATATTGGCCGCTCAATATCCATTTAAAAAGGTCATTGGAGTAGAATTATCACAAAAGCTATGCAATATTGCTCAAGAGAATGTTAAAAGAGCATGGAAAAACCTGGAATGCAAAGATATTGAAATAATCTGCAAGGATGCACGGAGTTTTACGCTTCCATCGGATATAACTACAATTTTTATTTGGAATTCCTTTACGGGAAGTATTTTATCATCAGTTTTTGAGAAAATCCGGGAATCATTAGAGAAATCTCCAAGACCCCTTACTCTCCTATATCTGTTGCCTTATAAAGAAAAAGATATGCTTGCTGGGTTTTATTATTTTGAAACCAGGCAATGGTTGAAAACTGATTTTTGGACAGGGATTAAAATTATTGTCTACGAAAGCAAAAAATCAGTTGGAACTACTCATCCAAAAGTTGAGAACTTTAATATAAACAGTTAA
- a CDS encoding glycosyltransferase, translating into MKILVSHNHYQWFGGEDQVYIDETSLLEANGHEVVRYTLHNDAIDEMSNWEILRKTFWNQQTYCKIRSLIQKEKPEIIHSHNTFPLISPSLYYAARAEKVPIVQTLHNYRLFCLNGFFTRKGKICEDCLGKTFAWPGVLRGCYRQNKAASTVAASMIGFHRLINTWSQMVSRYIAPSKFTMEKFIQAGVPRNKIVYKPNFIHSEPSVGKGNGNYVVFVGRLSKEKGIDILLSAWSQLRKPITLKIVGEGELAENVCKAANQDNRIEWLGRQSQSSVYSIVGDAACLAMPSIWYEICPKTILEAFAKGTPVITSRLGGMAEFVQDGHTGLLFERGNASDLAAKIDQFFSNPLKMEQMRKVAREEYEQEYTSETNYRMLIEIYEKVLGEKAQGGFDSRALKRTAA; encoded by the coding sequence ATGAAAATTTTAGTCTCTCACAATCATTATCAGTGGTTTGGTGGGGAGGATCAAGTTTATATTGACGAAACTAGTTTGCTGGAGGCTAATGGTCATGAAGTAGTTCGTTATACGCTACATAACGACGCTATCGATGAAATGAGTAATTGGGAGATTTTACGAAAGACTTTTTGGAACCAACAAACTTACTGTAAAATAAGAAGCTTAATCCAAAAAGAGAAGCCGGAAATTATACATTCTCACAATACTTTTCCTCTAATTTCGCCTTCCCTCTATTACGCAGCCAGGGCGGAAAAAGTACCTATAGTTCAAACATTACACAATTATAGACTTTTTTGTTTGAACGGTTTCTTTACAAGAAAAGGAAAGATATGCGAGGATTGTTTAGGTAAGACGTTTGCATGGCCAGGAGTGCTAAGAGGTTGCTATAGGCAAAATAAGGCTGCTAGCACAGTAGCAGCGAGTATGATTGGATTTCATAGATTAATCAATACCTGGTCTCAAATGGTTTCAAGGTATATTGCACCATCAAAATTTACCATGGAAAAGTTTATTCAAGCAGGGGTTCCCCGTAACAAAATTGTATATAAACCTAATTTTATTCACTCTGAACCAAGCGTCGGTAAGGGGAATGGAAACTACGTCGTTTTCGTCGGACGGCTTTCCAAGGAGAAAGGGATAGACATACTGCTTTCTGCTTGGTCGCAACTGCGGAAGCCAATAACATTAAAGATTGTCGGTGAAGGTGAATTAGCAGAAAACGTTTGCAAGGCAGCTAACCAGGACAATCGCATCGAATGGCTTGGCAGGCAGTCGCAAAGCTCAGTCTATTCTATAGTCGGAGACGCCGCTTGTTTGGCTATGCCTTCTATTTGGTATGAAATATGTCCCAAAACCATTCTTGAAGCTTTTGCCAAGGGAACTCCTGTCATAACTTCGCGCCTGGGAGGTATGGCTGAGTTTGTGCAGGATGGCCACACGGGATTGCTCTTTGAGAGAGGGAATGCTTCCGATTTGGCGGCAAAAATCGATCAATTTTTTAGTAATCCATTAAAAATGGAGCAAATGCGGAAAGTTGCTCGCGAAGAATATGAACAGGAATATACTTCTGAGACCAACTATAGAATGTTGATAGAGATCTATGAAAAGGTGCTTGGTGAAAAAGCACAGGGGGGTTTCGATAGTAGAGCTTTAAAACGTACGGCCGCTTAA
- a CDS encoding GNAT family N-acetyltransferase — translation MKINVIDGKCLTVDHVTAWSHLQNKDSAINNPFLSPEFIMATASVCDNVNVAVLEQCDEFVGFFPFQRVRQNIGRAVAWRISDMHGIVLKKNVHLDAKQLLKECKLSAWHFDHLVASQTLFKPFHHLIEDSPYMDLSEGFEGYQFSRRQSGSSTISQAMRKSRKIEREVGPLRFEMHTTETAAFAALLTWKQEQLNRLQYLDVFQFNWVVELLKLIWCTETKGMTGMLSALYAGERLIAVHLGVRRNDMLSSWFPTYDPAYSKYSPGLILHIELAKKAAEMGIKRIDLGRGYNQMKIGLMSGSIPLAIGSVELRIINNVLRSGWYNTRNLVHASPLGRTPLRVYRALRNWVIYNSHSAN, via the coding sequence ATGAAAATTAACGTCATTGATGGGAAGTGTCTAACAGTAGATCATGTCACAGCATGGTCCCATTTACAGAATAAAGATTCTGCTATTAACAATCCCTTTCTTAGTCCTGAGTTCATTATGGCTACAGCAAGTGTTTGTGATAATGTAAATGTAGCCGTCTTAGAGCAATGCGATGAATTTGTTGGTTTCTTCCCGTTTCAGCGTGTCAGGCAAAACATTGGAAGAGCGGTTGCCTGGAGGATTTCAGATATGCATGGGATTGTCCTGAAAAAAAATGTTCATTTGGATGCAAAGCAACTTTTAAAAGAATGCAAGCTTTCTGCCTGGCATTTCGATCACCTGGTAGCGTCACAAACGCTGTTTAAGCCCTTCCATCATCTTATTGAAGATTCGCCATACATGGATCTTAGCGAAGGATTTGAAGGTTATCAATTTTCAAGGAGGCAGTCGGGTTCTTCAACGATATCACAGGCTATGCGTAAATCCCGAAAAATCGAGCGAGAAGTCGGTCCACTTCGGTTCGAAATGCATACCACCGAGACTGCTGCATTTGCAGCGCTTTTGACATGGAAACAGGAACAGCTTAATCGACTACAATATTTGGATGTATTTCAATTTAACTGGGTTGTTGAATTGTTAAAATTGATCTGGTGCACAGAAACAAAAGGGATGACTGGAATGTTGTCAGCTCTTTACGCAGGGGAGCGGTTAATTGCCGTCCATTTGGGAGTACGAAGAAATGATATGTTGTCATCCTGGTTTCCAACCTATGATCCAGCCTATTCCAAATATTCTCCCGGGTTAATACTCCACATCGAGCTTGCGAAGAAAGCTGCAGAAATGGGTATAAAACGAATCGATCTGGGTAGGGGATATAATCAAATGAAAATCGGTCTCATGTCAGGCTCTATACCTTTAGCAATTGGGTCGGTTGAATTACGAATTATAAATAATGTGTTGCGGTCCGGTTGGTATAACACCCGAAATCTTGTTCATGCATCGCCTTTAGGAAGAACTCCACTCCGTGTGTACCGCGCCTTACGTAATTGGGTGATTTACAATTCACATTCAGCCAATTAA